The following are encoded in a window of Jeotgalibacillus aurantiacus genomic DNA:
- a CDS encoding homogentisate 1,2-dioxygenase, translated as MPFYQQMGKIPHKRHTMFKKEDGSLFREQVMGTKGFSGIQSILYHHYPPTAMTESTLIGECRVEYEEQAALAPRHLYSHEYKEETDAVKGRQYLLGNDDVLIGVVNPTKPMDYFYRNGDGDEVLFVHYGTGKVESTFGTLPYKPGDYIVIPIGTIYRIVPDEGETKFLVIETNSWITTPKRYRNIHGQLLEHSPFCERDFHPPSKLETFDDRSEYHVKTKSRGFMHLHTFGHHPLDVVGWDGYLFPYTFNVSDFEPITGRVHMPPPIHQTFEANNFVICSFVPRMYDYHPEAIPAPYYHSNVDSDEVLYYVKGNFMSRKGVKEGSVTLHPSGIPHGPHPGKVEASIGKKETEELAVMIDTFRPLKVVKQAHQFEDKDYKYSWK; from the coding sequence ATGCCGTTTTATCAACAGATGGGGAAAATCCCACACAAACGACATACGATGTTTAAAAAAGAGGACGGCTCATTATTTCGTGAGCAGGTGATGGGAACGAAGGGCTTTTCAGGTATACAGTCCATTTTGTATCACCATTATCCGCCAACAGCGATGACTGAATCGACGCTGATTGGAGAGTGCAGGGTAGAGTACGAGGAGCAGGCTGCGCTCGCTCCGCGCCATTTGTATTCTCATGAGTATAAAGAGGAAACAGATGCGGTTAAGGGTAGACAGTATCTGCTTGGGAATGATGATGTACTGATTGGTGTCGTCAATCCAACAAAGCCGATGGACTACTTTTACCGAAACGGCGACGGAGATGAAGTGCTGTTTGTTCATTACGGTACAGGGAAGGTTGAATCCACGTTTGGTACGCTGCCTTATAAGCCGGGTGATTATATCGTCATTCCGATCGGGACGATTTATCGCATCGTGCCGGATGAAGGCGAAACGAAATTTCTCGTGATTGAGACGAACAGCTGGATCACAACGCCGAAGCGCTACCGTAATATTCACGGGCAGCTGCTTGAGCACAGCCCGTTTTGTGAGCGCGATTTTCATCCGCCTTCAAAGCTTGAGACGTTTGATGACCGGAGTGAGTATCATGTGAAAACGAAGTCCAGAGGCTTTATGCATTTACATACGTTTGGCCACCATCCACTCGATGTGGTCGGCTGGGACGGCTATTTGTTCCCTTATACGTTTAACGTGAGTGACTTTGAACCGATTACCGGCCGCGTGCATATGCCACCGCCGATCCACCAGACGTTTGAGGCGAATAATTTTGTCATTTGTTCGTTTGTACCGAGAATGTACGATTATCATCCGGAGGCGATTCCGGCTCCTTATTACCACAGTAACGTGGATAGTGATGAGGTTTTGTACTACGTCAAAGGGAATTTCATGAGCCGCAAAGGCGTGAAGGAAGGCTCTGTCACATTGCATCCATCCGGCATTCCGCACGGCCCTCATCCGGGAAAGGTCGAGGCAAGCATCGGTAAAAAGGAAACAGAAGAGCTTGCGGTCATGATCGATACCTTCCGTCCGCTAAAAGTGGTGAAGCAGGCGCATCAATTTGAAGACAAGGATTATAAATACAGCTGGAAGTAA
- a CDS encoding DUF1450 domain-containing protein — MVKFCPNNFKGELGETKQRVRELADTEVVERLCLNFCGQCIVQPFAIVDGKGVFCDQVDQLFPAIMDKLGQSVSTQ, encoded by the coding sequence ATGGTGAAGTTTTGCCCGAATAATTTTAAAGGTGAGCTTGGGGAGACAAAGCAGCGTGTGAGGGAGTTAGCTGATACGGAAGTGGTGGAGCGGCTTTGCTTGAATTTTTGTGGTCAGTGTATTGTTCAGCCTTTTGCGATTGTAGATGGTAAGGGTGTGTTTTGTGATCAAGTAGATCAGCTTTTTCCTGCGATTATGGATAAGCTTGGACAATCGGTTTCGACGCAATAA
- the hppD gene encoding 4-hydroxyphenylpyruvate dioxygenase: MAKDVTELNNETIKDVFPVESFHHLELYVGNAKQSAYFFCHAFGFEIKAYRGLETGSRERVSYVLEQGMIRLVITGSLTDQTDIAAFVKLHGEGTKDIGLKVSNVDEAYHGAIERGGIANQEPWTESDENGTVKKAIIGTYGDVVHTLIENQDYKGSFLPGYEPYEGPGTAKSIGLVGIDHVVGNVERMDEWTSYYEKVFGFNVLKHFDDENISTEYSALMSKVMMNGTGRIKFPINEPAEGKRKSQIQEYLDFHNGPGVQHLAVLTNDIISTVRALRENGVEFLQTPSTYYEDLVARVGDIDEDVQKLQELNILVDRDDEGYLLQIFTKPIVDRPTLFIEIIQRKGARGFGEGNFKALFESIEREQERRGNI; this comes from the coding sequence ATGGCAAAAGACGTAACTGAATTAAACAACGAAACAATCAAAGACGTATTCCCGGTCGAAAGCTTTCATCACCTTGAGCTGTATGTCGGCAACGCCAAGCAATCTGCGTATTTTTTCTGTCATGCATTCGGTTTTGAAATTAAGGCTTACCGTGGTTTAGAGACGGGCAGCCGCGAGCGCGTATCATATGTGCTGGAGCAGGGCATGATCCGCCTTGTCATCACGGGTTCTTTAACTGACCAGACTGATATCGCGGCATTCGTTAAGCTGCACGGTGAAGGCACTAAAGATATTGGACTTAAGGTATCTAACGTGGACGAGGCTTATCACGGCGCGATTGAGCGTGGCGGCATTGCCAATCAGGAGCCCTGGACAGAAAGTGATGAAAACGGCACGGTTAAAAAAGCGATTATTGGTACATATGGAGATGTGGTACACACACTGATTGAAAATCAGGATTACAAGGGCAGCTTCCTTCCTGGCTACGAGCCTTATGAAGGTCCAGGGACGGCAAAGTCAATCGGTCTTGTCGGGATCGACCATGTTGTTGGAAATGTGGAGCGCATGGATGAGTGGACGAGCTATTATGAAAAAGTGTTTGGGTTTAACGTGCTGAAGCATTTTGATGATGAAAATATTTCAACGGAATATTCTGCTCTCATGTCAAAGGTGATGATGAACGGAACAGGCCGTATCAAGTTTCCAATCAATGAGCCGGCTGAAGGGAAACGCAAGTCTCAGATTCAGGAATACCTTGATTTCCATAACGGTCCAGGCGTTCAGCATTTAGCTGTGCTGACGAATGACATTATCTCCACGGTTCGTGCGCTGCGTGAAAATGGCGTGGAGTTTTTACAGACGCCATCCACGTATTATGAGGATCTTGTAGCACGCGTTGGTGACATTGATGAGGATGTGCAGAAGCTTCAGGAGCTGAATATTTTAGTGGACCGCGATGATGAGGGATATCTGCTGCAGATTTTCACAAAGCCGATTGTTGACCGCCCGACACTGTTTATTGAGATCATCCAGCGTAAAGGGGCGCGCGGCTTTGGCGAAGGGAATTTTAAAGCGCTTTTTGAGTCCATTGAACGTGAGCAGGAGCGTCGTGGAAACATTTAA
- the nhaC gene encoding Na+/H+ antiporter NhaC → MKTRTPSFLMSVLLMVVLTAVLGVSILHYQVAPQIPILIVATLVALYGYFLGFKWKELEGAMVKGISAGLPSILILCMIGVVIGIWALNGTVPTMSYYGLLFLSPQFFLLSAVVLCVVVSVMTGSSWSAISTMGVALMGVAYGMDISPAMTAGAVVSGAIFGDKISPLSDTTNLASAIGKVDIFEHIRYMLWTTIPALLITMVIFTVIGLDTRFVNPDLAQIEEMTQILRDQFPLTAITLLSPLAIILLALRKVPPLPTLLCGLLIAVLTAFYTVPGVTLGELMATAHFGYTAETGVEAVDSLLSLGGLASMMFGVSIILVALAFGGLIQLIGFHQVIIEGIAGFLNKKGNVILTTVLSCIGVNVVIGEAYLSIILPGQMLESSYKKAGLHPKNLSRTLEDAGTVVHPLVPWGVSGAFIMSTLSVGMGYVLFSFMCIITPIIAIIIGYSKFLAVLPPEEANAFAENAVLEEKKMVL, encoded by the coding sequence ATGAAAACACGTACACCTTCTTTTTTGATGTCTGTTTTGTTAATGGTCGTTTTAACTGCAGTGCTGGGTGTCAGCATTTTGCATTATCAGGTCGCACCTCAAATTCCAATTCTCATTGTAGCGACGCTTGTCGCACTTTATGGCTATTTTCTCGGGTTTAAGTGGAAGGAATTAGAGGGAGCTATGGTGAAAGGAATCTCTGCAGGGCTTCCTTCGATTCTGATTTTATGCATGATCGGTGTGGTCATCGGGATCTGGGCGCTAAATGGAACCGTGCCGACCATGTCCTATTACGGACTGCTGTTTTTATCACCTCAGTTTTTCTTATTATCCGCTGTTGTGCTTTGTGTCGTTGTATCTGTGATGACAGGAAGCTCCTGGAGTGCGATCAGTACAATGGGTGTCGCGCTGATGGGGGTTGCCTACGGAATGGATATTTCTCCTGCGATGACGGCGGGCGCGGTTGTCAGTGGGGCGATTTTCGGAGATAAGATTTCACCACTGTCTGATACGACAAACCTTGCTTCTGCGATCGGGAAGGTCGATATTTTCGAGCATATCCGCTATATGCTCTGGACGACGATTCCTGCGCTGCTGATTACGATGGTGATCTTTACAGTCATTGGTCTTGATACGCGTTTTGTGAATCCGGACCTTGCACAAATTGAAGAGATGACGCAGATTTTACGCGACCAGTTTCCGCTGACCGCGATCACACTGCTGTCACCGCTTGCGATTATCCTGCTTGCCTTAAGAAAGGTTCCACCGCTGCCAACACTGCTATGCGGTTTACTAATTGCCGTATTGACTGCTTTTTATACAGTTCCAGGTGTGACACTTGGAGAGCTGATGGCTACAGCGCATTTCGGCTACACGGCTGAAACGGGTGTGGAAGCTGTGGACAGTCTACTTTCTTTAGGTGGTCTGGCCAGTATGATGTTTGGTGTATCGATTATTTTAGTGGCACTTGCATTTGGCGGTCTGATCCAGCTGATCGGTTTCCACCAGGTCATCATTGAGGGTATTGCAGGCTTCCTGAATAAAAAAGGCAATGTCATTTTGACAACCGTTTTATCTTGTATTGGGGTCAATGTGGTGATCGGGGAAGCGTATCTGTCGATTATATTGCCTGGGCAGATGCTTGAGTCCTCTTATAAAAAAGCGGGTCTTCATCCGAAGAACCTGTCCAGAACACTTGAGGATGCCGGAACTGTTGTGCATCCGCTTGTACCGTGGGGTGTGTCAGGAGCCTTTATCATGTCCACATTGAGTGTAGGGATGGGTTATGTATTATTCAGCTTTATGTGTATCATCACACCGATTATCGCCATTATCATAGGGTACTCGAAATTCCTTGCTGTGCTGCCGCCTGAGGAAGCAAATGCCTTTGCGGAAAATGCAGTGCTTGAGGAAAAGAAAATGGTATTGTAA
- the nadB gene encoding L-aspartate oxidase: MIKCEDVLIIGSGVAALQLATMIDTELNVKIITKSSLRKSNSYLAQGGIAAAVGPGDSPEKHYIDTLEAGAFHSDEAAAREIVQEASDLISGLGPIFDRDGEGHLQLGLEGAHTEKRIVHSGGDATGQHVIEALLAKLTPHVQIEENIFAYELLMDHDQNRCIGVKGKSADGSIRHCFARHTIIATGGCGQLYSFTSNAQTVTGDGIAVAYLAGAAVADMEFVQFHPTLLYQNGMAKGLVSEAVRGAGAVLVTEDGTPVMRGIHPLEDLAPRHIVSQTMFDLIQSGQHVYLDISKIDQFEKRFPSITALCAKNGISISDGRIPVAPGSHFLMGGIKTDLKGQTTVAGLYAIGEAACTGFHGANRLASNSLLEGLFQGKRLAEWINNHDDQTSITPDLKRTSIYKKLPVPDIQTLQASMMANVGIVRSKEGLTRQKQWFDSFQLNEVRDLDAYTISELTGFLMGVTASLITKAALKRTESRGGHFRADFPFEDDQHWLKKTIVQTNKGEVRVKDERIKAAIKH; this comes from the coding sequence ATCATAAAATGTGAGGATGTTCTCATCATCGGCAGTGGGGTTGCTGCGCTACAGCTGGCGACCATGATTGATACGGAATTAAATGTGAAGATAATCACAAAGTCATCACTTCGAAAGAGTAATTCTTATTTAGCGCAGGGTGGGATTGCGGCGGCTGTTGGGCCGGGTGATTCTCCCGAAAAGCATTATATAGACACGCTTGAAGCGGGAGCCTTTCATTCTGATGAGGCTGCAGCCCGTGAGATTGTCCAGGAAGCATCTGATTTGATTTCAGGTCTTGGCCCTATTTTTGATCGTGATGGGGAAGGGCACCTGCAGCTTGGTCTTGAAGGCGCACACACTGAAAAAAGGATTGTTCATAGCGGCGGTGATGCGACGGGTCAGCATGTGATAGAAGCGCTGCTTGCCAAACTGACCCCTCATGTACAAATAGAAGAAAATATTTTTGCTTATGAGCTGCTGATGGATCACGATCAAAACCGCTGTATTGGTGTAAAAGGTAAATCGGCGGACGGAAGCATCCGGCACTGTTTCGCCCGTCACACGATCATCGCAACAGGCGGCTGCGGTCAGCTGTATTCCTTTACCTCCAACGCTCAAACGGTGACAGGTGACGGGATTGCGGTGGCGTATCTTGCTGGCGCGGCGGTCGCGGATATGGAATTTGTGCAGTTCCACCCAACCCTCCTTTATCAAAATGGGATGGCAAAAGGGCTCGTATCTGAGGCGGTCAGAGGGGCGGGTGCGGTACTCGTGACAGAAGACGGCACGCCGGTGATGCGCGGTATTCATCCGCTTGAGGATCTGGCACCGCGCCATATTGTGTCACAGACGATGTTTGATCTGATTCAAAGTGGTCAGCATGTCTACCTGGATATCAGCAAAATTGATCAGTTCGAAAAGCGATTTCCGTCCATAACGGCACTGTGTGCAAAAAATGGGATTAGCATTTCAGACGGAAGGATTCCGGTTGCGCCAGGCAGTCATTTTTTAATGGGCGGGATTAAGACGGATCTGAAAGGACAGACCACCGTTGCGGGATTGTATGCCATTGGGGAGGCAGCCTGCACCGGCTTTCACGGAGCAAACCGCCTCGCCAGCAATTCTCTTTTAGAGGGGCTGTTTCAGGGTAAACGTCTTGCAGAATGGATTAATAATCATGACGATCAAACGTCAATTACACCGGATCTGAAACGCACCAGCATATATAAAAAGCTTCCGGTGCCGGACATTCAAACACTGCAGGCAAGCATGATGGCAAACGTCGGCATCGTCCGGTCAAAAGAAGGGTTAACGAGGCAAAAGCAGTGGTTTGATTCATTTCAGCTAAATGAAGTTCGTGACCTGGACGCATATACCATTTCTGAGCTCACCGGGTTTTTGATGGGCGTGACGGCTTCGCTGATCACAAAGGCTGCGCTGAAAAGGACGGAGAGCCGGGGTGGGCATTTCAGAGCGGATTTTCCGTTTGAGGATGATCAGCATTGGCTGAAGAAAACGATCGTTCAGACGAACAAAGGGGAAGTGAGGGTAAAAGATGAACGCATTAAAGCTGCGATCAAGCATTGA
- the nadC gene encoding carboxylating nicotinate-nucleotide diphosphorylase, producing the protein MNALKLRSSIEQFLIEDIGEQDLTTDLIFTDGTEGEIVFLAKEAGIFCGEDIIRTGFALLQPDVQVELFVEDGDSISVGQRLAVVSGQISTLLKGERVVLNLVQRMSGIATLTRKAVETLGDTETRICDTRKTTPGLRMIEKYAVRCGGGFNHRYGLYDGVMIKDNHISFAGSITEAVERVRKSAGHMVKMEVETEARTQVLEAVEAGADVIMFDNRTPDEIIELKKLVPDHIVTEASGGITLENLAAYRDCGVHYISLGFLTHSYKALDISVKVTADAEKGILI; encoded by the coding sequence ATGAACGCATTAAAGCTGCGATCAAGCATTGAGCAATTTTTGATAGAGGATATTGGTGAGCAGGATCTGACCACGGATCTGATTTTTACCGATGGCACTGAGGGAGAAATCGTCTTTTTAGCAAAAGAAGCAGGAATTTTCTGCGGAGAGGACATCATTCGCACAGGTTTTGCGCTTTTACAGCCGGATGTTCAGGTCGAGCTGTTTGTAGAAGATGGGGATTCGATTTCAGTCGGACAGCGTTTAGCTGTGGTTTCAGGTCAGATTTCCACGCTTTTAAAAGGGGAGCGGGTGGTGTTGAATCTGGTTCAACGGATGAGCGGGATTGCAACGCTGACCAGAAAAGCCGTTGAAACGCTTGGTGATACGGAGACGAGAATTTGCGATACGAGAAAAACAACGCCGGGACTTCGGATGATTGAGAAGTATGCGGTCCGCTGCGGTGGCGGCTTCAATCATCGCTACGGACTGTATGACGGCGTAATGATCAAGGATAATCATATTTCATTTGCAGGCTCGATTACTGAAGCTGTTGAGCGGGTCCGGAAAAGTGCCGGGCATATGGTCAAAATGGAGGTTGAAACAGAAGCGCGTACGCAGGTGCTTGAAGCAGTAGAGGCAGGAGCGGATGTGATCATGTTTGATAACCGCACGCCAGATGAAATCATTGAGCTGAAAAAACTCGTGCCGGATCACATTGTGACGGAGGCTTCAGGGGGTATCACGCTTGAGAATCTGGCAGCCTACCGCGATTGCGGCGTTCACTACATTTCGCTTGGATTTTTAACACATTCATATAAAGCGCTGGATATCAGTGTGAAAGTCACTGCTGACGCTGAAAAGGGGATTTTGATATGA
- the nadA gene encoding quinolinate synthase NadA: MTTTVTKNRLIEEIQEWKEKRNAIILAHNYEIPEVQDIADVLGDSLMLARAAAETTADVIVFCGVHFMAETAAVLNPEKTVLLPDLEAGCSLADSITADQLRDWKAEHPEAVVVAYVNTTAEVKALSDYCCTSSNAVAIVNSIPADQEILFLPDMFLGAFVQKETGRENMHIWMGECHVHAGIRPEQVEDVMTKHPDAELLVHPECGCSTSSMYLTAEGVLPQEKTHILSTGHMLKHAENAAADEFIVATEVGIIHQMQKKNPEKRFIAANAEAICPFMKMITLEKVLAALKENQHVITVPEATANKAKRAIERMIAIG; the protein is encoded by the coding sequence ATGACAACAACCGTAACGAAAAACCGTCTGATTGAGGAAATTCAGGAGTGGAAGGAAAAGCGCAATGCGATCATTCTGGCGCATAATTACGAGATTCCGGAGGTGCAGGATATCGCGGACGTGCTGGGAGATTCACTCATGCTTGCCCGCGCAGCTGCTGAGACGACGGCCGATGTCATCGTATTTTGCGGGGTCCATTTTATGGCGGAAACCGCAGCTGTGTTAAATCCGGAGAAGACTGTCCTGTTACCTGATCTCGAGGCGGGCTGCTCACTGGCAGATTCCATTACAGCCGATCAGCTCCGCGACTGGAAAGCAGAGCATCCTGAGGCGGTCGTTGTGGCATACGTGAACACGACAGCTGAGGTGAAAGCGTTAAGCGATTACTGCTGCACATCTTCAAATGCGGTCGCGATCGTCAACTCCATTCCTGCGGATCAGGAGATTCTGTTTTTACCGGATATGTTCCTTGGTGCATTTGTTCAAAAAGAAACGGGCCGTGAGAACATGCATATTTGGATGGGCGAATGCCACGTGCACGCAGGGATCCGTCCGGAGCAGGTAGAAGATGTCATGACCAAGCACCCTGACGCTGAATTGCTCGTCCATCCTGAGTGCGGCTGCTCCACATCAAGCATGTACCTGACTGCTGAAGGCGTTCTGCCGCAGGAAAAGACGCACATTTTGTCGACAGGCCATATGCTCAAACACGCAGAAAACGCAGCGGCAGACGAATTTATTGTTGCAACTGAAGTCGGCATTATCCACCAGATGCAAAAGAAAAATCCGGAAAAACGCTTCATCGCAGCCAATGCCGAAGCCATCTGCCCATTCATGAAAATGATCACCCTCGAAAAAGTCCTGGCAGCCCTCAAAGAAAACCAGCACGTGATTACCGTGCCGGAAGCAACCGCTAACAAGGCAAAACGCGCGATTGAGCGGATGATTGCGATTGGGTGA
- the fahA gene encoding fumarylacetoacetase yields the protein MRSFIQVDPSSHFPIQNLPYGVFKTSNEGDPRIGVAIGDYILDLSVLEAEGFFRRAGFKEEAVFNQPSLNRFMSLGKQNWTLVREEIQRLLHEDEPELRDHTELREKAIIPMKTASLLLPAQIGDYTDFYASKEHATNVGTMFRGKENALMPNWTSLPVGYHGRASSVVVSGTDVRRPRGQMKPPGADAPVFGPTRQLDLELEMGWFIGPGNEQGKPVAMKDAEDQIFGLVLVNDWSARDIQAWEYQPLGPFLAKSFATSVSPWVIPLEALEPFRKEGPIQDPEPLPYLQKTGAQSFDIKLEVYMKSREMEQRQRIMSTNFSYLYWSMAQQISHHTVAGCNLRSGDLLASGTISGPEKVQRGSMLELTWRGADPVELESGEERQWIEDGDEITITGWCQGDGYRIGFGEVTGRIVPALVEADMKG from the coding sequence ATGAGGTCATTTATTCAGGTAGATCCGTCTTCTCACTTTCCGATTCAGAATTTACCATATGGGGTTTTTAAGACTTCAAATGAAGGAGATCCCCGGATTGGTGTGGCGATTGGCGACTACATTCTGGATTTGTCAGTGCTTGAAGCGGAAGGTTTTTTCAGGCGTGCAGGGTTCAAAGAGGAGGCCGTCTTTAATCAGCCATCCCTCAATCGTTTTATGAGTCTTGGAAAACAGAATTGGACGCTAGTCAGAGAGGAGATTCAGCGGCTTTTACATGAGGATGAACCGGAGCTGAGAGATCATACTGAGCTGCGGGAAAAAGCAATCATTCCAATGAAAACAGCATCTTTATTACTCCCGGCTCAAATCGGGGACTACACCGATTTCTATGCATCAAAGGAGCATGCGACCAATGTGGGTACGATGTTTCGGGGGAAGGAAAATGCCCTGATGCCAAACTGGACGTCTTTACCTGTTGGATATCACGGTCGCGCAAGCTCTGTTGTGGTCAGCGGGACGGATGTGCGCAGGCCAAGAGGTCAGATGAAGCCACCAGGAGCGGATGCGCCGGTTTTTGGTCCGACCCGTCAGCTTGATCTTGAGCTTGAGATGGGCTGGTTTATTGGCCCGGGTAATGAGCAGGGTAAGCCGGTTGCGATGAAGGATGCGGAGGATCAGATTTTTGGACTTGTGCTCGTCAATGATTGGAGCGCACGGGATATTCAGGCGTGGGAATATCAGCCACTTGGTCCATTTTTAGCGAAAAGCTTTGCAACGTCTGTGTCACCGTGGGTCATTCCGCTTGAGGCGCTTGAGCCTTTTCGTAAGGAAGGTCCGATTCAGGATCCGGAGCCTCTTCCTTATTTGCAGAAAACAGGGGCTCAGTCTTTTGATATTAAGCTTGAAGTGTATATGAAAAGCCGTGAAATGGAGCAGCGACAGCGGATCATGTCGACGAACTTCAGTTACCTGTACTGGAGTATGGCGCAACAGATCAGTCATCATACGGTGGCGGGCTGCAATCTGCGGTCTGGCGATTTGCTTGCATCAGGCACGATCAGCGGTCCGGAAAAAGTACAGCGCGGCAGTATGCTTGAGCTGACGTGGCGCGGTGCAGATCCGGTTGAGCTTGAATCGGGTGAAGAGCGTCAATGGATTGAGGATGGGGACGAAATTACGATAACTGGGTGGTGTCAGGGGGACGGCTACCGGATTGGTTTTGGGGAAGTCACAGGTCGCATTGTACCTGCATTAGTGGAAGCCGATATGAAGGGGTAG
- a CDS encoding Leu/Phe/Val dehydrogenase, with protein MMTKAETKTAMSADLFELMQEHEQVVFCNDPETGLRAIIAIHNTTLGPAIGGTRMRNYETTEEALEDVLKLSKGMTYKCAAADVDFGGGKGVIIGDPSKDKTPELFRAYGQFVESLNGRFYTGTDMGTVLEDFVHSHKETNCIAGLPEEYGGGGETSIPTALGVLYGIKAVSKTLYGTENLLEKTFSIQGLGKVGFKVAEHLLKEGANLYVTDINPDMINALVQKGELMGRSVIPVQGDDIYSVPADIFVPCAIGGIINEQTTEQLKVKAITGAANNQLLHESLAVTLKEKGILYAPDYIVNSGGIIQVTDELYTPNKERVLKKTKAIYHSLLEIFAQADERNITTIEAANTMCEQRMATRRRRNSFFSPRKCAKWDVRH; from the coding sequence ATGATGACAAAGGCTGAGACAAAGACTGCGATGTCAGCAGATCTTTTTGAGTTAATGCAGGAGCACGAGCAGGTCGTATTTTGTAATGATCCGGAAACGGGCCTGCGGGCGATTATTGCGATACATAACACAACACTTGGACCGGCGATTGGCGGGACGAGGATGAGAAATTATGAGACGACTGAGGAAGCGCTTGAGGACGTGCTGAAGCTTTCTAAAGGAATGACATATAAGTGTGCAGCTGCTGACGTTGATTTTGGGGGCGGAAAAGGTGTGATTATCGGGGATCCATCGAAGGATAAAACGCCTGAGCTGTTCCGGGCATACGGTCAGTTTGTTGAGTCGCTGAACGGCCGCTTTTACACAGGGACGGATATGGGAACGGTGCTTGAGGACTTTGTGCACTCGCACAAAGAGACGAACTGTATCGCCGGGCTGCCGGAGGAATATGGCGGTGGCGGTGAAACGTCGATTCCGACTGCGCTTGGCGTCCTGTATGGGATCAAAGCGGTTTCGAAGACTTTATACGGTACAGAAAACCTTCTTGAAAAAACATTCTCCATTCAGGGGCTTGGTAAAGTTGGATTCAAAGTCGCTGAGCATTTATTAAAGGAAGGTGCGAATTTGTATGTGACAGATATTAATCCTGATATGATCAACGCGCTTGTACAAAAAGGTGAGCTGATGGGCAGAAGCGTGATTCCGGTTCAGGGAGACGACATTTACAGCGTACCGGCTGACATCTTTGTCCCATGTGCCATTGGCGGCATCATCAATGAGCAGACGACTGAACAGCTAAAGGTCAAGGCCATCACAGGAGCTGCCAACAACCAGCTTTTACACGAGTCGCTTGCTGTGACGTTAAAAGAAAAAGGCATTCTCTACGCACCGGATTATATCGTCAACAGCGGCGGCATTATTCAGGTAACCGATGAGCTCTACACGCCAAACAAAGAACGCGTCCTGAAAAAAACAAAAGCCATCTATCACTCCCTGCTTGAAATCTTCGCCCAGGCAGACGAAAGAAACATCACCACCATCGAAGCCGCCAACACCATGTGCGAACAGCGCATGGCCACAAGAAGACGCCGCAACAGCTTCTTCTCACCAAGAAAGTGTGCGAAGTGGGATGTGAGGCATTAA